A portion of the Cystobacter ferrugineus genome contains these proteins:
- a CDS encoding DUF4397 domain-containing protein, with protein MKRNVLGVWLLMTVLALSAGTTTGCGDPGNPPGDTDAGVTPVDGGTRLPDGGDGGPVIEPPPDAGTAAPKAYVRFVNAYLGLKDNPSDKADAPWVPYKIDLYVGDTKLFPVSLEPGDEAVTAYRELELTPGESVQFVVRNAESEPSEAPVATSEAITLEEGERLTLVGTGNIVYAGQDRMEKPRLLVLKESFEPAEEGSVRVRYVTADRATGTNRNRRLANETGTTPYTTAVEPYSADMAATGGVSIPAELQRLAIIGAPNFTPSQSGKLFFSPPNGTLAAASAWFAITTGDDRRTLQDEGAPALLLVPAGKDGAVRLKRDPLLYFFHAVNPATVDASATPLQVLHGSQIIANNLRYGAAPAIGDLPVSPAGGTLRITASGDSTKTVLADTSTGPLEAGRRYLAVVSGTEGAQVRLTVVKEEFAPDAVPSPMVRLIQAATHAPPTLDFGHFAAEADGVTRGAFTPVITGAGYGAAAGPIEGAAFQPQVITPAAGSPYVYYGVRATVGGTAIERSVNGRALTTPNFIVLMGDWSTSLQFRALNVRINTWSATAPEGTFSDP; from the coding sequence GTGAAGAGGAACGTTCTGGGTGTCTGGTTGTTGATGACGGTCCTCGCCCTGTCGGCCGGGACCACCACCGGCTGCGGCGACCCGGGGAACCCGCCCGGTGACACGGACGCGGGGGTGACCCCGGTGGACGGTGGAACCCGTCTACCGGATGGAGGAGACGGTGGACCCGTCATCGAGCCCCCGCCGGACGCGGGCACCGCCGCGCCCAAGGCCTATGTCCGCTTCGTCAATGCCTACCTCGGCCTGAAGGACAACCCCAGCGACAAGGCCGACGCGCCGTGGGTGCCGTACAAGATCGACCTCTACGTCGGGGACACGAAGCTGTTCCCGGTATCGCTGGAGCCAGGGGACGAGGCGGTGACGGCCTACCGTGAGCTCGAGCTGACCCCCGGTGAGAGCGTGCAGTTCGTCGTGCGCAACGCGGAGTCGGAGCCCTCGGAGGCTCCGGTGGCGACCTCGGAGGCCATCACCCTCGAGGAGGGCGAGCGGCTCACCCTCGTGGGCACCGGGAACATCGTGTACGCCGGGCAGGACCGCATGGAAAAGCCGCGGCTGCTGGTGTTGAAGGAGTCCTTCGAGCCGGCCGAGGAGGGCTCGGTCCGGGTGCGCTACGTGACGGCGGACCGCGCCACGGGAACCAACCGCAACCGCCGGCTCGCCAACGAGACGGGCACGACGCCCTACACCACCGCGGTGGAGCCGTACTCGGCCGACATGGCGGCCACGGGCGGCGTCTCCATTCCGGCGGAGCTCCAGCGGCTGGCGATCATCGGCGCGCCCAACTTCACGCCCTCGCAGAGTGGCAAGCTGTTCTTCTCTCCTCCGAACGGGACGCTGGCGGCGGCGAGCGCCTGGTTCGCCATCACCACGGGGGATGACCGCCGCACCTTGCAGGACGAGGGCGCTCCCGCGCTGCTGCTGGTTCCCGCGGGAAAGGATGGAGCCGTCCGCCTGAAGCGGGATCCCCTCCTCTACTTCTTCCACGCGGTCAATCCGGCCACGGTCGACGCGTCTGCCACCCCGCTGCAGGTCCTGCATGGCTCGCAGATCATCGCCAACAACCTCCGGTATGGAGCCGCGCCGGCCATCGGCGATCTGCCTGTATCCCCGGCGGGAGGGACGCTGCGGATCACGGCCTCCGGCGACAGCACCAAGACGGTGCTGGCGGATACCTCGACGGGTCCGCTCGAAGCGGGCCGGCGCTACCTGGCCGTGGTGAGCGGCACCGAGGGCGCACAGGTGCGGCTGACCGTCGTGAAGGAGGAGTTCGCGCCGGACGCGGTCCCTTCCCCTATGGTCCGGCTCATCCAGGCAGCGACCCACGCGCCGCCGACGCTCGATTTCGGCCACTTCGCGGCGGAGGCGGACGGTGTCACCCGGGGAGCCTTCACGCCCGTCATCACTGGCGCGGGCTATGGCGCGGCCGCTGGGCCCATCGAGGGGGCTGCCTTCCAGCCCCAGGTGATCACCCCCGCGGCCGGGAGCCCCTACGTCTACTACGGCGTCCGGGCCACGGTGGGCGGGACGGCCATCGAGCGCTCGGTGAACGGCCGGGCCCTGACCACGCCGAACTTCATCGTGCTGATGGGTGACTGGAGCACCTCGCTGCAGTTCCGGGCGCTCAACGTCCGCATCAACACCTGGTCCGCCACGGCGCCGGAGGGGACCTTCAGCGATCCGTGA
- a CDS encoding alpha/beta hydrolase-fold protein produces the protein MLVRGAALSVVLLAVACGGGPEEFDTSPLATRSDALSITVEDQVVARLPSSTGAVYAYGEYLPPGYLTSTTHYPVILHLNGAGEFGTSTTEADLLNIVTRHGALKKIRYTAEGKTYFGEQQVMVFTPRAATSWQPAEVNAFIDFIIANYRVDTTRIYLTGISAGGYGSWTYAYAYGNRLAALAPMATNIGAPGPTVTRLLNVPVWGVHSFADGTSLLAEQAWLLGVTKNYGQYQLVSVPTPSASVTYLFSASTHAWTSQPGVVASGDSIARLTVYPGTAHDCWTRTYDDYVFWDWMLSQQRGSVP, from the coding sequence ATGCTCGTGCGTGGGGCTGCACTGTCGGTTGTGTTGCTGGCCGTGGCTTGCGGTGGCGGACCCGAGGAGTTCGACACCTCGCCGCTGGCCACCCGCTCGGATGCCTTGTCCATCACGGTCGAGGATCAGGTGGTCGCGAGGCTGCCGAGCAGCACCGGGGCCGTGTATGCCTATGGTGAATACCTGCCGCCGGGGTATCTGACGTCGACCACGCACTATCCGGTCATCCTCCATCTCAACGGGGCGGGAGAGTTCGGCACGTCCACCACCGAGGCGGATCTGCTGAACATCGTGACTCGTCACGGGGCGCTGAAGAAAATCCGTTACACGGCGGAGGGAAAGACCTACTTCGGCGAGCAACAGGTGATGGTCTTCACGCCGCGAGCGGCGACGAGCTGGCAGCCCGCGGAGGTGAATGCGTTCATCGACTTCATCATCGCCAACTACCGCGTGGACACGACGCGCATCTACCTGACGGGCATCAGCGCGGGGGGCTACGGCAGTTGGACGTATGCCTATGCGTATGGAAACAGGCTGGCGGCGCTGGCGCCCATGGCCACCAACATCGGAGCGCCCGGTCCGACGGTGACCAGGCTCCTGAACGTGCCGGTCTGGGGGGTGCACTCGTTCGCGGATGGCACTTCGCTCTTGGCGGAGCAGGCGTGGCTGCTCGGCGTGACGAAGAACTACGGGCAGTACCAGCTGGTGAGTGTGCCGACTCCCTCGGCGTCGGTGACCTATCTGTTCAGCGCCTCCACCCACGCCTGGACGTCACAACCGGGCGTGGTGGCCTCCGGGGACTCCATCGCACGCCTCACCGTCTACCCGGGCACGGCACATGACTGCTGGACGCGGACGTACGACGACTATGTCTTCTGGGATTGGATGCTCTCCCAGCAGCGCGGCTCCGTTCCCTAG
- a CDS encoding ankyrin repeat domain-containing protein, with the protein MPPKKNLSKLDTELLSAIEASDTKAVASHLKAGANPNARNQEGHTALHSAAANASAEIVELLLEAGADVNGPASDSAIALCFATAHTGDNAVAMVKQLIARGSNVNHQWEDEARSTVLTDLLNQENNEEPSAEILRTLLHAGADPNRPNGQNETPLMLAAGYKQQPELAELLLEHGAQVNAVGRWGMTALMHAIQCGNAPLVERLIAKGADIHQATEDTEGNTPLTLALNLDELHGEPSADVLGVLLRAGANPNTPNARGWTPLHFAACLEDVKLTELLLQAGADARRPHANGNYPIDTASHRGHAKVVERLLAAGSPTLEQAAAERMEGIWKRIGTWYAQNHPTYAENLERTRPATPAKVAALEEALETELPADFRAFLLRFGGGAPSDRGLSIAEYDVLSVEQILSRWKGLGKLREEGTFADVSPHELSEDQKQVAWTWWHPGWIPFAQDGGGNLYCVDLAPGPQGERGQVIGWEMHGGPLRPRATSLDAFFDTYLEKLTDGRIQLRDDE; encoded by the coding sequence ATGCCCCCCAAGAAGAACCTGTCGAAGCTGGACACCGAGTTGTTGTCCGCCATCGAGGCCTCGGACACCAAGGCAGTGGCCAGTCACCTGAAGGCCGGAGCCAATCCCAACGCCCGTAACCAAGAGGGCCATACGGCACTCCACAGCGCCGCCGCCAATGCGAGCGCCGAAATCGTCGAGCTGTTGCTCGAGGCGGGAGCGGACGTGAATGGGCCCGCTTCGGACTCGGCGATCGCCCTCTGCTTCGCCACCGCGCACACGGGCGACAACGCCGTCGCGATGGTGAAGCAACTCATCGCCAGGGGCTCCAACGTCAACCACCAGTGGGAGGACGAGGCGCGCTCCACCGTGCTCACCGATCTCCTGAACCAGGAGAACAACGAGGAACCCTCCGCGGAGATCCTGCGGACCCTGCTGCACGCGGGCGCGGATCCGAACCGCCCCAACGGTCAGAACGAGACGCCGCTGATGCTGGCCGCCGGCTACAAGCAGCAGCCGGAACTGGCCGAGCTGCTCCTGGAACATGGCGCCCAGGTGAATGCGGTGGGCCGCTGGGGAATGACGGCGCTGATGCACGCCATCCAATGCGGCAACGCACCCCTGGTGGAGCGGCTCATCGCCAAGGGGGCCGACATCCACCAGGCCACCGAGGATACGGAGGGCAACACCCCGCTGACGCTGGCTCTCAACCTGGATGAGCTCCATGGCGAGCCCTCCGCGGACGTGCTGGGCGTGCTCCTGCGCGCGGGTGCGAATCCGAACACGCCCAACGCGAGGGGATGGACGCCCCTCCATTTCGCGGCCTGTCTCGAGGACGTGAAGCTGACCGAGCTGCTCCTCCAGGCCGGAGCGGACGCGAGGCGCCCGCATGCGAACGGCAACTACCCCATCGACACCGCGAGCCACCGGGGCCACGCCAAGGTGGTGGAGCGTCTGCTCGCCGCGGGGAGCCCCACGCTGGAGCAGGCGGCGGCCGAGCGCATGGAGGGAATCTGGAAGCGCATCGGGACGTGGTACGCCCAGAACCACCCGACATACGCCGAGAACCTCGAGCGGACCCGCCCCGCGACGCCCGCGAAGGTGGCCGCCCTGGAGGAGGCGCTCGAGACGGAACTGCCGGCGGACTTCCGCGCCTTCCTGCTGCGCTTCGGAGGGGGCGCGCCATCCGACCGGGGGCTGTCCATCGCCGAATACGACGTGCTCTCCGTGGAGCAGATCCTGAGCCGATGGAAGGGACTCGGAAAGCTCCGGGAGGAAGGCACCTTCGCGGACGTCAGTCCTCACGAGCTGTCCGAGGATCAGAAGCAGGTGGCCTGGACCTGGTGGCATCCCGGCTGGATTCCCTTCGCGCAGGACGGTGGGGGCAACCTGTACTGCGTGGACCTCGCGCCCGGCCCCCAGGGGGAGCGTGGACAGGTGATTGGCTGGGAGATGCATGGGGGGCCCTTGCGCCCCCGGGCTACCTCGCTGGATGCGTTCTTCGACACGTATCTGGAGAAGCTGACGGACGGGCGGATCCAGCTCCGCGACGACGAGTGA